In Anaerolineae bacterium, a single genomic region encodes these proteins:
- a CDS encoding ABC transporter permease — protein sequence MGFASKVWAIVAKDLSAELHTREMVSAMLVFAAIALLVFSFALDLQGRTARAAAPGVLWATVAFAGTLGLSRSLAREQNNGCMDGLLLAPVDRSAIFFGKALGNLIFIGVVELALLPLCAALFEAPLLQPQVLLVVVLGTVGYAGAGTLLAAVAVNTRAREVLLPVLLLPLVVPALIAAVKATSWLLDGGTLAEVTGWLNLLIAYDLVMLAVSMLTFEYAVSE from the coding sequence GTGGGCTTCGCCAGCAAAGTGTGGGCCATCGTGGCCAAGGACCTCTCGGCCGAGCTCCATACCCGAGAGATGGTGAGCGCCATGCTGGTGTTCGCTGCCATAGCCCTGCTCGTATTCAGCTTCGCCCTGGACTTGCAGGGACGAACGGCCCGCGCGGCGGCTCCCGGCGTGCTCTGGGCCACGGTGGCCTTTGCCGGCACTCTCGGGCTGAGCCGCTCCCTGGCGCGGGAGCAGAACAACGGCTGTATGGACGGTCTGCTCCTGGCTCCGGTGGACCGCAGCGCCATCTTCTTTGGGAAGGCCCTGGGCAACCTTATCTTCATCGGGGTAGTAGAGCTGGCCCTGCTGCCCCTGTGCGCCGCCCTCTTCGAGGCTCCTCTACTGCAGCCCCAGGTACTGCTTGTGGTGGTGTTAGGCACCGTCGGCTATGCCGGCGCCGGCACCCTCCTGGCTGCAGTGGCGGTCAACACCCGGGCCCGAGAGGTGTTGCTGCCCGTGCTCCTGCTGCCCCTCGTCGTGCCCGCGCTCATCGCCGCCGTCAAGGCCACCTCCTGGCTCCTCGACGGCGGCACTCTGGCGGAGGTAACCGGATGGCTGAACCTGCTGATAGCATACGATCTGGTGATGTTGGCCGTGTCCATGCTGACCTTCGAGTACGCGGTGAGCGAGTAA
- the ccmA gene encoding heme ABC exporter ATP-binding protein CcmA encodes MSAPVVVQAEGVSKSFGARTALAQVDLELCAGELVALLGPNGAGKTTLLRILATLARPTSGTVRLFGLDAARQAQQIRPSLSLLSHRTFLYDDLTAEQNLAFYARMYDLRDGAGRAAELLERVGLSHRQGDLVRTFSRGMQQRLALARALLHRPSLLLLDEPYSGLDPQAAETLSDLLVEMRERGCTVLLTTHDLAQGLSLAERVLVLARGRLVHDSPCSAAAVADFAGAYRRLTA; translated from the coding sequence ATGAGCGCGCCTGTCGTGGTCCAGGCAGAGGGAGTGAGCAAGTCCTTCGGGGCTCGGACGGCCTTGGCCCAGGTGGACCTGGAGCTCTGCGCCGGCGAACTGGTGGCCCTGCTGGGTCCCAACGGGGCGGGCAAGACCACGCTCCTGCGCATCCTGGCCACCCTGGCCAGGCCCACGTCAGGGACGGTGCGCCTTTTCGGGCTCGACGCCGCCCGCCAGGCCCAGCAGATCCGACCGAGCCTCAGCCTGCTGTCTCACCGGACCTTCCTCTATGACGACCTCACCGCGGAGCAGAACCTGGCCTTCTACGCCCGGATGTACGACCTCAGGGACGGGGCCGGGCGGGCCGCGGAGCTGCTGGAGCGAGTGGGCCTTAGCCACCGCCAAGGCGACCTAGTGCGCACCTTCTCCCGAGGGATGCAGCAGCGGCTGGCCCTAGCCCGAGCCCTCCTGCACCGGCCTTCCCTCCTACTCCTAGACGAACCCTACAGTGGGCTCGACCCTCAGGCGGCCGAGACCCTCAGCGATCTGCTGGTGGAGATGCGCGAGCGGGGCTGCACCGTTTTGCTCACCACGCACGACCTGGCTCAGGGCCTTTCCCTGGCCGAGCGGGTGCTCGTCCTTGCCCGGGGACGCCTGGTCCACGACTCTCCCTGCTCGGCGGCGGCGGTGGCCGACTTCGCCGGCGCCTACCGCCGCCTAACCGCCTGA
- a CDS encoding zinc ribbon domain-containing protein: protein MSGGSLLVGAALALVSAAFVARPFRPPRGNDLDSTIQRWVSQMRSARSTAEPRYCRQCGQALDADDRFCSACGTPVKERNP from the coding sequence ATGAGCGGCGGATCCCTCTTGGTTGGCGCGGCCCTGGCGCTAGTGTCGGCAGCCTTCGTGGCGCGGCCTTTCCGGCCCCCTCGGGGCAACGACCTTGACAGCACCATCCAGCGCTGGGTGTCGCAGATGCGCTCCGCCCGCAGCACTGCCGAACCGCGGTACTGCCGGCAGTGCGGGCAGGCTCTGGATGCGGACGACCGGTTCTGCTCCGCCTGCGGCACGCCAGTGAAGGAGCGAAACCCGTGA